In one Clostridia bacterium genomic region, the following are encoded:
- a CDS encoding CGGC domain-containing protein, whose protein sequence is MKKVGIIRCQQTEDLCVGSTDFKIARRGKGSFEEFGPVEIIGFVSCGGCPGKRAVQRAKLMVEQGAEFIVLASCLVRGTPLAFPCPHYRQIKKAIIREVGEIVIEGTH, encoded by the coding sequence ATGAAAAAGGTAGGTATTATTCGCTGTCAGCAAACTGAAGATTTATGCGTGGGAAGTACGGATTTTAAAATAGCCCGTAGGGGAAAAGGTAGTTTTGAAGAATTTGGTCCGGTAGAAATTATTGGTTTTGTCTCTTGTGGTGGCTGCCCGGGGAAAAGAGCGGTACAAAGGGCAAAATTAATGGTTGAACAGGGAGCAGAATTTATTGTTTTGGCTTCTTGTTTGGTTAGGGGGACACCACTGGCGTTTCCATGTCCCCATTATCGACAAATTAAAAAAGCCATTATTAGGGAAGTGGGGGAAATTGTCATTGAGGGAACACATTAA